A genomic segment from Aegilops tauschii subsp. strangulata cultivar AL8/78 chromosome 1, Aet v6.0, whole genome shotgun sequence encodes:
- the LOC141032577 gene encoding uncharacterized protein — protein sequence MTNMVHIDEKWFDMTRVKNSYYVLPGEPEPKRSVSNTHNIGKVMFLTAVARPPYKNEGELTFDGNIGIWAFVKETEAMRTSQNRTKGTKVLTSMKVTTPVCRDYLINKVIPAIQDKWPDDDEGATIFIQQDNAKPHVLPNDVAFREAVEQTDLDIRLLQQPTNSPKLNCLDLCFHNSLQSLTDYRSPTNIQELVQGVEEEFENYDPDKLHRSFITLEAVMFEVMKDKVGNQYKLPHLHKDRFQNAGMEITSVYCDSQVVVDTRAIIEEMEIAIGKENETKELAREGKRKKSKGKGRSGERKEKNVVKRGQRGPYVM from the coding sequence ATGACGAATATGGTTCACATCGATGAAAAGTGGTTTGACATGACGAGAGTGAAGAATAGTTACTATGTACTTCCAGGAGAACCTGAACCGAAGCGCAGCGTGTCAAACACTCACAACATTGGGAAGGTAATGTTCCTAACAGCTGTTGCCAGGCCTCCATATAAAAATGAGGGGGAGCTAACATTCGATGGGAATATCGGAATTTGGGCATTTGTCAAAGAGACTGAGGCGATGCGGACAAGTCAGAACAGAACAAAGGGAACAAAAGTGTTGACATCAATGAAAGTAACTACGCCTGTGTGCAGAGATTATCTAATCAATAAGGTTATCCCGGCAATTCAGGATAAGTGGCCTGACGATGATGAGGGAGCAACAATATTCATCCAACAGGATAACGCAAAGCCTCATGTCCTTCCCAATGATGTAGCTTTTCGAGAAGCTGTGGAACAAACTGATCTTGACATCCGATTGCTACAACAGCCCACAAATAGCCCTAAGTTAAATTGTTTGGACCTCTGCTTCCATAACTCTCTCCAGTCTCTAACCGACTACAGGTCACCTACAAACATCCAGGAACTGGTACAGGGTGTGGAAGAGGAATTCGAGAACTACGATCCCGACAAGTTGCACAGAAGCTTTATCACATTAGAAGCAGTTATGTTTGAAGTTATGAAAGACAAAGTAGGAAATCAATATAAGTTGCCCCACTTGCACAAGGATCGCTTTCAGAATGCTGGAATGGAAATAACCAGTGTATATTGTGACAGTCAGGTAGTTGTTGATACTAGGGCCATTATAGAAGAAATGGAAATTGCAATAGGAAAAGAAAATGAAACGAAAGAATTAGCTAGAGAAGggaaaagaaagaaaagtaaAGGGAAGGGAAGAAGTGGCGAGAGAAAGGAAAAGAATGTAGTCAAGAGGGGACAAAGAGGCCCTTATGTCATGTAG